The DNA region tgttaatatttcaaaatgtggctcaattctgaaatatatttcattaaattacGATTATGAACAATTCCACGAAAATCTAGTGTTACTTGACACAGTTGTTTATAATGTGTGACTGGTAACACTAGTGTAGCTTATATACAAAGTTAGTAGTTGGTATGACCTTATGTCAACCAGCGACATGTGTTCCTTTACATATCTTCCAAATTGAGTAAATTGTTCTAGTGATATAGACATTTCACTGAACAGAAAAtgtaattcatatttgtattgtttatgaACTAATCTGCCtttattaaaatacaatgtttattgTTAGTATTTGAATGCTATGGTTTTCcgacaaaatccaatatggcccccACTGCAGCTGAACGTGGAAAAGTTGGACCGGAAGTTGTGAAGGTCGACGTTTTTAGGGAGCGATTAGTTTTTAccgccggggggggggggaatcaggGGGAGGGGTCACCTCAATTGGGActcaaaggggggggggttatcttTTTTATAAAGTGACTTAGGGAGGGGgagtcaccttattttcaacaactaaacgaaatcatgagccatgctgctttacttaaatttccatacatttattaaacaacaaatgtatgtacatacaataaaccaaaaaaataaataaatagctataaatatacattcaaacatAACAGACTCTTTGTCTCTTCATACATCCCAtgcatatgacatggagtcacAACATTGCACCTTTcagcaacagttttgttagaaatgacttctcactATTGCACGCCATGATTTGCGTTGTGTCATTTTGtggtataaaaacttgcatgtgtagctgtacacgtaacTCGTAAGAACAttactggatggactgactctaaaattTATGCCTACATATTGACCTGAACACGCTGAATTGCGCACAAAAGACGACCAATCTAGGGtgagacacactttcaaataagttaatgaatttgtatctctaaatggtacTTTAACACCCTAAAATTAGTGTTACTTTTATGATACAATTAAGTggtgttttacttctgaatggtgctctaaatggcctccaaaaggtgttaatttttcaaaaagctcttagCATGCATGGGAGTGGGAACACATCCCCCTTCCAAACCCTCTCCCCACACCTGCATTGCAGGCGGGTGCACGCGTAACGTGCACTTCTCCCCATACTTTTTCCGGTTCTCttcctactttgaaacttagtgaaacccctaggtttataattatattaactccattaataattagctgaattaatctgtggtaatagttcactcaatggGAGAGATATTCTAGAACTTTtagttactaaaccatgaatattttgtatgtccgtgaacagaTAAACATACATCTATACTAAACTGTATCATACTAATAAATAAAGACAAGACAGAATATATGCGGTAGTATGCGGTGGTTGTCGAACACCCCACGATGGACACTATGTATCCCCGAAATCATCCAccacttttatttcatgattCCCCCCTTACAGAAgcagttacaaataaattacaattgaatTATAAACTGAAATACAGCATCCATGAAAAATCTGATATTAATACTTGAAGGTGAAGGATTTACAGTCAAACTTTATAAGATATTACATAAAGGGAAAAATTGCTGTTGTTGCCATCGTGCAGAGACAACCGAGACTGACGAACAAAGGACTTCTAAACACATATATACCCCAACACAACACCTGTGAATCacaacaaccaaccaatgaCAGGAATTCACTTACGTAACGAATAGATAGTAATTATATGCTAATCTTTGAAACGCATATAATTATCCAATCTATACTAAACTGTATCATACTAATAAATAAAGACAAGACAGAATATATGCGGTAGTATGCGGTGGTTGTCGAACACCCCACGAGAGTGGAAAAGCTAGTTAGTAGTTTCAAGTGTAATACGAAGGTTTACACCCCAAGTGACCGAGCTACATCGAGTTTCATACTTAGGGAATCGACAATATATCTATCTTTAGAGCTGGTTGATTTCCATCCGCCGTGTCTGGCCAAACATctctcattaacattgctattGGCTGCTACAGTGGCTCCCCCTGCTCTGAAACTGTGAGTGCCAAACTTAGAAATATCCCCAACGAATTTTTGTATACCAGCCATCATCATCTGATGCTGTATCGCAGTTTCCAACGGTGCTGCTGTTTTTGCACCATCCAATAAACTTCTGAGATAAACTGCAATATGAACTGGCTTGGCTGGGAATGCAGCATCCGCTGATAAATTCACAGAACACCACTCCTTCCAACGAATCCAACCATTGGTATACTTGGATACAGTGGTACCTGCTTTCGATGCTAGCATCACATCTGGAATGGTTTCACATAGATTCCTCAGAGCTGGATTATTCAATTCTGATTTCCAATCCTCTACCTGAAAAATATCTTGGTTCGAAAAAGATACAGTAAATATCCTATGTTCAATAATTTCCCGTGgacaaatgaaataacaaaaattaattttttatgacaGAAAGTCCGATCCCATAACGGGTAAACAGTGGCGAAAGCCAATAAGCCCTTGCAAACGGGTAACCTAGACCGAATGGCCCTTTACTCTCGAAAGAGAGTCCACGCAGCAAAAATACATCATCGCGATCAAGGGAACTCCAACCTAAACGCTAACATATTGAAATCTGGGCAGCCTATAAATGGCGAGGGTTTATAACCGACAGGCAATTGCTGTAATCTACCCGGCGTAATCTGCTCGTCAATTTTATGGAGAACTTTTACAAATTTGACGAAATCTGCAAACTTTCCCGGCTGAGGACGCAGAACTGGCCAAAATATAGCGGATGACCACTCGGGGACAATCAACGTGGCTCTACCAGAGCAATATTTAAGATGTCGGATGGCAGGTAAAACAAGCTTGACTGGCGGACAGACCCAATTGTTCTCTTGCACCCAACTCTGACAAAAAGCGTCGACGGCTTCTGTACCGGGATTCCAACAAGCAGAATTAAAGCGCGGAAGTTGGGTAATAAACAGTGTGAGGCCCCCAAATACTATCTAACATAGCAAACAATGATGGATTAATCGACCAGTCGTCCGTGTCAATAAATCTGCTCAAAGCGTCCGCTCTCTCATTTTCAGAACGTGAAATCCAAGTAGCTTCTAACTGAATGTCATTACAACAGCAAATGTCGAAAATGTTAACAGCTATATCCTGAAGAAGCAGCTTAGAACTACCTACAGAAATTATTCTACACGCGCCCTGATTATCAGAGAACCAGCGTACCTTCTTATGCTGTAGAAAAGGGAGGAGCGAAGCCAAAACAAAAAGCACTGCTTTTAGTTCGCGATAAGTGGAGCTTTCTGTGCGTTCAACATCATCCCATAGACCGCGGGAATAAATTAAAAGTACTGCTCATTGTAATGGTAATGGCCACCGAAGCCCGTATTGCTTGCGTCTGAATACACAATGGCCGTAGCGGAGAATTTCGGTTTGATTCGGAAACCGTTCAGTGCATCCAAATTATTATGCCAAAACCGAAGTTCCTGCACAACAGGGTCCGTCAAATGTAAAAACTGCGACCACGAACGCCGAGACTCGACTaacatgtaaatttgcctagtaAATAAACGGGTAACGTGACCCACGGCGAGAGACAAGGAAATCAAAAAGCCAGCAATACGCGCAAGTTGACGTGCTGAACACCTGCCGAGTGTTAAAGCACCTGAACTTTCCGACTTGATGACGTAACGTGTTTATCATGAAACCCAACCATTCGCCAATCTGTACTGGCTGCCAATTACATTTGCTCGTTAGCATTCAGACCCGCTTTCACCAAATCGCTTCGTTGAATAATACTAGCAGCGCTGGCAGAAATTAGCGATTCGTGACCAGAAATACCATCGTCTAAATAGACGATTGACGCGTGTGACATAGCCCGCCAGCGTTTAACCAATGGTCTCAACAATTTTGTAAAGCAATAACAGGCCGTACTCAAACCAAACGGTAATACATTGAAAGTGAAATACCttactttcccgccaaaatccCACGAAAACCCCAAATACTTGCAGTGGCCGTGAAAAATGTCCACGTGGTGATAACCAGATTCTAAATCCCACGTGAACAAGTAATAATTTTCACCAAACATTTGAGCAAGCGTTTTCAGGTCTTCGTACCGGAAAGATGTATTTACCAAATACTTGTTAATATGCCTAAGATCGAGAACCAATCTGAGCTTTTTCCCCTCTGCCACAGAAAGAGGGTTAACACAGAATGGAGGAGAAGAGTGCTCAGATATACATCTATTTACAAGTAATTTAGTTATAGCTTCACTAACAAAAGTGCGATGTATGTTACATGACGCATTATTGCGTAGGAATGCAGATGGTGGAAATTGAGAGAAAGGTAAGCGGTAACcatttgaaataattgatttaACAAAAGGTGGACAATTTAGCTGACTTTCCCAAAATGACAGAGAACGATGCAAATTACCAACTACAGAACTGTTAGACAAAATTGGCTCAATAGTCTTATCATACTGCAACGAAAAGTCAATATCATTGTCACAATCAAGTGCTTGAGACCTAGCAGAATTATGTGCGTGGTTCTTGAGGTTGACTGGCTGCAGGTTGAGGTTGTTGTCTGCCGCTGTTTGGTGAAGTACACCTGTTCTGCAAGTGCCCCCAGAGCCCACAACGGAAACATGGGCCGATGCGAAAGCTAGAAGTGCTGGCCAAAGGTTGATGCTGGAAGTTAGATGTGGACGGTGAGAAATTCTGTGACTGGTTACTCTGGCGTTGTTTAGGAGCATACTGATCATAATTATACGAATAAGATTGTCTACCAGAGCGAGAACGTTGTTTCTTTTTCTTAATCTTTTGTTCAGCTCTTCTCTCCGAGCGTTGCATTCGTTTTTCATCGTCAGTATCAGATGCCAATTCGTCGGAGATATATTCGTTCACTGTCCCCCAGCCAAAGTCGCTCTTGTCCGccaatttaattaattttatacGTTGAGAAACAAGCCCAATACCTTGTTTAAAAGTGACTTCTTGGCCTTTTCTATGGCTCCTTTTGTGACTGCATCGAGTGCGGTTTCCAAGCTGTCAAGCACTTTTTCTTGGTGTTCAAACTGTTGCTTGTTGCCCGGCTTCTGGAATTCGTACGTGTCGCCCCTTGCTTTCTTGGCGGCGCTGTCAATAGCCTCTGAAGTGTCCAAACTCAGCTCCCTTTTGAA from Glandiceps talaboti chromosome 18, keGlaTala1.1, whole genome shotgun sequence includes:
- the LOC144449788 gene encoding uncharacterized protein LOC144449788, yielding MATTANPEDSSTATTTAESFPPGVASLVTSITGSITTVVESKLAQFKRELSLDTSEAIDSAAKKARGDTYEFQKPGNKQQFEHQEKVLDSLETALDAVTKGAIEKAKKSLNQDIFQVEDWKSELNNPALRNLCETIPDVMLASKAGTTVSKYTNGWIRWKEWCSVNLSADAAFPAKPVHIAVYLRSLLDGAKTAAPLETAIQHQMMMAGIQKFVGDISKFGTHSFRAGGATVAANSNVNERCLARHGGWKSTSSKDRYIVDSLSMKLDVARSLGV